The following coding sequences lie in one Frigoribacterium sp. SL97 genomic window:
- a CDS encoding peptidoglycan D,D-transpeptidase FtsI family protein, translating to MKAAPRSRRLRATLAMALIIALVGVFVVRLADIQLVQAAELNEQSQNKREIVQTTYGDRGDITDVDGTVLAGSVTRYNITAAPAFATTAKVKGDDGTTTELTVDQVVERIAEITGGDAATMTKALTTDPEANFAYLVKGVDVDAFREVREMDVSWVYFQRQAARTYPNGAVAGNLTGFIGTDGPQAGLELSQDACLAGTDGSETYERGADGVQLPGSTVTTKKAVAGGTLRLTVDSDLQYMTQQALGEQAEAIGAESATAVVMKASDASLLAVADYPAVDPNDVNGTAVDDLGSKAFTYSYEPGSTFKAMTAAMLLDSGKADPATRATVPYSRTFPWGGEIHDATFHPTENLTLTGILRDSSNVGISLLGQSLSAQQRHDYMVKFGLNDPTGVAFLGEPTTGIRPASQWDQQTSINTMFGQGVSTTAIHIASIYQTLANHGTRLPVNLVAGCTAPDGTVTDAPSAEGTSVVSPWAADTTVNMLEKVVSDGDLKDVLSIPGYRVAAKTGTAEVARSDGTGYGSDRIVSVAGIAPAENPQYVVVVTFTKPSTIKTSAAAAPTFNKIMSQVLEMYRVPPSTEPAPSLPETW from the coding sequence GTGAAAGCAGCTCCCCGAAGCCGCCGTCTCCGCGCGACGCTGGCGATGGCGCTGATCATCGCGCTCGTCGGCGTCTTCGTGGTGCGCCTGGCGGACATCCAGCTCGTGCAGGCGGCCGAGCTCAACGAGCAGTCCCAGAACAAGCGCGAGATCGTGCAGACGACCTACGGCGATCGTGGCGACATCACCGACGTCGACGGCACCGTGCTCGCCGGCAGCGTCACCCGGTACAACATCACGGCCGCTCCGGCCTTCGCCACGACGGCCAAGGTCAAGGGCGACGACGGCACGACCACCGAGCTGACGGTCGACCAGGTGGTCGAACGCATCGCCGAGATCACCGGGGGTGACGCCGCGACCATGACGAAGGCGTTGACCACCGACCCCGAGGCGAACTTCGCGTACCTGGTCAAGGGCGTCGACGTCGACGCGTTCCGCGAGGTCCGCGAGATGGACGTGTCGTGGGTGTACTTCCAGCGCCAGGCCGCGCGCACCTACCCCAACGGCGCGGTGGCGGGCAACCTCACGGGCTTCATCGGCACGGACGGGCCGCAGGCCGGACTCGAGCTCAGCCAGGACGCGTGCCTGGCGGGCACCGACGGCTCGGAGACCTACGAGCGCGGAGCCGACGGGGTCCAGTTGCCCGGCAGCACCGTCACGACCAAGAAAGCGGTCGCCGGGGGCACGCTGCGTCTCACGGTCGACAGCGACCTCCAGTACATGACCCAGCAGGCGCTGGGCGAACAGGCCGAGGCCATCGGGGCCGAGTCGGCCACGGCCGTCGTCATGAAGGCGAGCGACGCCTCGCTGCTCGCGGTCGCCGACTACCCGGCCGTCGACCCCAACGACGTCAACGGCACCGCCGTCGACGACCTCGGCAGCAAGGCCTTCACCTACTCGTACGAGCCGGGTTCGACCTTCAAGGCGATGACCGCCGCCATGCTGCTCGACTCGGGCAAGGCCGATCCCGCGACGCGGGCGACGGTGCCGTACTCCCGCACGTTCCCCTGGGGCGGCGAGATCCACGACGCCACCTTCCACCCGACCGAGAACCTCACGCTGACGGGCATCCTGCGCGACTCGTCGAACGTCGGCATCTCCCTGCTCGGCCAGTCGCTCTCGGCCCAGCAACGTCACGACTACATGGTGAAGTTCGGTCTGAACGACCCGACCGGCGTGGCCTTCCTCGGTGAACCCACGACGGGCATCCGGCCGGCCTCCCAGTGGGACCAGCAGACGAGCATCAACACGATGTTCGGACAGGGCGTCTCGACGACCGCCATCCACATCGCGAGCATCTACCAGACGCTGGCCAACCACGGCACCCGGTTGCCGGTCAACCTCGTCGCCGGGTGCACCGCCCCCGACGGCACCGTCACCGACGCGCCCTCCGCCGAGGGCACGAGCGTCGTCTCGCCGTGGGCCGCCGACACGACCGTCAACATGCTCGAGAAGGTCGTCAGCGACGGCGACCTCAAGGACGTCCTGTCGATCCCCGGCTACCGCGTGGCGGCCAAGACCGGCACCGCCGAGGTCGCGCGCTCCGACGGAACCGGCTACGGTTCTGACCGCATCGTCTCGGTGGCGGGCATCGCTCCGGCCGAGAACCCGCAGTACGTCGTCGTCGTGACCTTCACCAAGCCCAGTACCATCAAGACGTCGGCCGCTGCGGCGCCGACCTTCAACAAGATCATGTCCCAGGTCCTCGAGATGTATCGGGTCCCTCCGTCGACGGAGCCGGCACCCAGCCTGCCCGAGACCTGGTGA
- the murD gene encoding UDP-N-acetylmuramoyl-L-alanine--D-glutamate ligase has protein sequence MSDGSTAPLAERLAGLDSWHADWSGLRVAVLGLGATGFSVADTLAELGADVLVVAPAVDADKAELLQLIGARLDEVESTDTPSATLTAFDAHLVVASPGFAPHHPLVRWAVDSGTAVWGDVELAWRVRDKVERVAEWVLVTGTNGKTTTTQLASAMAGADGRRVAACGNIGVPVLDAVRDPDGFDLFVVELSSHQLHYLPTGGAGALRPRASVCLNLEADHLEWHGGADAYRAAKAKVYENTVVACVYNKADEATLRMVEEADVEEGCRAVGFGLDAPGPSEVGIVTGDGVSVLADRAFLAERHTRALELTTREALEGVGLGADHLVEDVLAAAALVRAVGVAPVSIRDALAGFAVDHHRTEVVAESGGVTWVDDSKATNPHAARASLTSFPSVVWIVGGLFKGVDVEPLVLESTDAVRAAVFVGVDREPLRRAFSRHAPGIPVFEVDATDTGQVMPTAVRLAASVARPGDTVLLAPAAASMDQFTDYTARGRSFAQAVHEHLRGDVDGQPAVQPPAPSAD, from the coding sequence ATGAGCGACGGCAGCACCGCCCCCCTCGCCGAGCGGCTCGCCGGGCTCGACAGCTGGCACGCCGACTGGTCGGGCCTGCGCGTGGCCGTCCTCGGGCTCGGCGCGACCGGTTTCTCGGTGGCCGACACCCTGGCCGAACTGGGCGCCGACGTCCTCGTCGTGGCCCCCGCGGTCGACGCCGACAAAGCCGAGCTGCTGCAGCTGATCGGGGCACGTCTCGACGAGGTCGAGTCCACCGACACACCGTCGGCCACGCTCACGGCCTTCGACGCGCACCTCGTCGTGGCCAGCCCGGGCTTCGCCCCGCACCACCCCCTGGTCCGCTGGGCCGTCGACTCGGGGACGGCCGTGTGGGGTGACGTCGAGCTGGCCTGGCGCGTACGCGACAAGGTCGAGCGCGTGGCCGAGTGGGTGCTCGTCACCGGGACGAACGGCAAGACCACGACAACGCAGCTGGCGTCGGCGATGGCCGGCGCCGACGGTCGCCGCGTGGCGGCCTGCGGCAACATCGGCGTCCCCGTCCTCGACGCGGTGCGCGACCCCGACGGCTTCGACCTGTTCGTCGTCGAGCTCTCGAGCCACCAACTGCACTACCTGCCGACCGGGGGAGCCGGTGCCCTCAGGCCCCGGGCCTCCGTGTGTCTCAACCTCGAGGCGGACCACCTCGAGTGGCACGGCGGGGCGGACGCTTACCGTGCCGCGAAGGCCAAGGTGTACGAGAACACGGTCGTGGCGTGCGTCTACAACAAGGCGGACGAGGCGACCCTGCGCATGGTCGAGGAAGCCGACGTCGAGGAGGGCTGCCGCGCCGTGGGCTTCGGCCTCGACGCCCCGGGGCCCAGCGAGGTCGGCATCGTGACCGGCGACGGGGTCTCCGTCCTGGCCGACCGCGCCTTCCTCGCCGAGCGCCACACGCGAGCGCTCGAACTGACCACCCGGGAGGCCCTCGAGGGCGTCGGCCTCGGCGCCGACCACCTCGTCGAGGACGTGCTCGCCGCCGCCGCGCTCGTGCGTGCCGTGGGCGTCGCTCCCGTCTCGATCCGCGACGCCCTCGCCGGTTTCGCGGTGGACCACCACCGCACCGAGGTCGTGGCCGAGTCCGGCGGCGTGACCTGGGTCGACGACTCCAAGGCGACGAACCCGCACGCCGCGCGCGCCTCCCTGACGTCCTTCCCGTCGGTCGTCTGGATCGTCGGAGGCCTGTTCAAGGGCGTCGACGTCGAGCCGCTCGTCCTCGAGTCCACGGACGCCGTCCGGGCGGCCGTGTTCGTCGGCGTCGACCGTGAGCCGCTCCGCCGGGCCTTCTCCCGACACGCGCCCGGCATCCCCGTCTTCGAGGTCGACGCCACCGACACTGGGCAGGTGATGCCGACGGCCGTGCGCCTCGCCGCGAGCGTGGCCCGTCCCGGGGACACCGTGCTCCTCGCCCCGGCGGCGGCGTCCATGGACCAGTTCACCGACTACACGGCCCGAGGGCGATCCTTCGCCCAGGCCGTACACGAACACTTGAGGGGTGACGTCGATGGCCAACCCGCCGTCCAGCCTCCCGCGCCGTCGGCCGACTGA
- the ftsW gene encoding putative lipid II flippase FtsW: protein MANPPSSLPRRRPTESSRTRCGPVRPTDDASSGLGSSKRTAGAVVRVKKLFAAETGSYFVILGTTLFMVVLGLVMVLSSSSVEQYISSRHTSFFGAFIRQGTYAAVGIPLMLIVSRLPVSFLKRWAWHVLGATIVLQLLVFSPLGYEIGGNRNWIDLGSFTAQPSEAVKLALAIWLGMILSVKRDLLDDWKHLAIPLVPVAGVAIGLVVLGGDLGTTMIMLLLVFAAVWFAGVRLRYLLAPLAFLAVVVPLIAQGSSSRNSRIAAWLSGCSDSSQYQAECWQTLHGTWALASGGLFGVGLGNSKSKWSWLPEADNDFIFAIIGEELGLIGAMVVLALFIVLAVGFVKIIRRTNDPFVRVTTGAITAWIIGQALVNIAVVLGLLPVLGVPLPLISAGGSALIVTLVAIGVVLSFARVPEESATPQGLPRQRVGSLR, encoded by the coding sequence ATGGCCAACCCGCCGTCCAGCCTCCCGCGCCGTCGGCCGACTGAGTCGAGCCGCACGCGCTGCGGGCCCGTCCGACCGACCGACGACGCCTCGAGCGGCCTGGGTTCCTCGAAGCGCACCGCCGGCGCCGTCGTCCGCGTCAAGAAGCTCTTCGCCGCCGAGACGGGCTCGTACTTCGTCATCCTCGGGACGACGTTGTTCATGGTCGTGCTCGGGCTGGTCATGGTGCTCTCGTCGTCCTCGGTCGAGCAGTACATCTCGTCACGACACACGTCGTTCTTCGGCGCGTTCATCCGACAGGGCACGTACGCGGCCGTGGGCATCCCGCTCATGCTCATCGTGTCCCGGCTGCCGGTGTCGTTCCTCAAGCGCTGGGCGTGGCACGTCCTGGGGGCGACCATCGTCCTGCAACTGCTCGTCTTCTCGCCCCTCGGCTACGAGATCGGCGGCAACCGCAACTGGATCGACCTCGGCTCGTTCACGGCGCAGCCCTCCGAGGCCGTCAAGCTCGCGTTGGCGATCTGGCTCGGCATGATCCTCTCGGTCAAGCGCGACCTGCTCGACGACTGGAAGCACCTGGCGATCCCGCTCGTGCCCGTGGCCGGCGTCGCGATCGGCCTCGTCGTGCTCGGTGGCGACCTCGGGACGACCATGATCATGCTCCTGCTCGTCTTCGCGGCCGTCTGGTTCGCCGGCGTCCGGCTGCGCTACCTGCTGGCGCCCCTCGCGTTCCTCGCGGTGGTCGTGCCCCTGATCGCCCAGGGGTCGAGTTCGCGCAACTCACGCATCGCCGCGTGGCTGTCGGGTTGCTCGGACTCGAGCCAGTACCAGGCCGAGTGCTGGCAGACCCTGCACGGAACGTGGGCGCTGGCCTCGGGGGGACTCTTCGGCGTCGGTCTCGGCAACTCGAAGTCGAAATGGTCCTGGCTGCCCGAGGCCGACAACGACTTCATCTTCGCCATCATCGGCGAAGAGCTCGGATTGATCGGAGCGATGGTCGTGTTGGCCCTCTTCATCGTCCTCGCCGTCGGTTTCGTCAAGATCATCCGCCGGACGAACGACCCCTTCGTCCGTGTGACGACCGGGGCCATCACGGCGTGGATCATCGGTCAGGCGCTCGTCAACATCGCGGTCGTCCTGGGGCTGCTGCCCGTCTTGGGCGTCCCCTTGCCGCTCATCTCGGCCGGTGGATCGGCGTTGATCGTCACGCTCGTGGCCATCGGCGTCGTGCTCTCGTTCGCCCGGGTGCCCGAAGAGTCCGCGACGCCGCAGGGGCTCCCGCGACAGCGGGTAGGGTCTCTGCGGTGA
- a CDS encoding UDP-N-acetylmuramoyl-tripeptide--D-alanyl-D-alanine ligase encodes MIALTPRQIADITGGRLVHPEEARVATPVDGTVETDSRLVTPGSIFFALRGEVTDGHLFVDAATSNGAALVVAERELETTAPLVVVDDGVVALSRLAAAVVDHVRRLGRLKVVGVTGSNGKTSTKNMLRAVLGDVAPTVAPQGSFNNHVGAPISMLRIDETTEYLVVEMGASGPGEIARLVDIARPDTGVVLKVGLAHAGGFGGIEGTRAAKAEMVTDLPATGTAVLNADDDRVAGMAAVTAARVVTFGQGPSADYRASDIDVSASGTSFTFEHGDVSRRVSLRILGEHHVMNALAALSVVGEWGVDLDRAVTVLEGVTRAERWRMEVLDAPGGVTVVNDAYNASPDSVAAALKTLAQITGPDHRSVAVLGEMAELGEYARDEHDRVGRLVVRLNVGQLVVVGHEARHIHMAAGLEGSWDGESVLVDTIDEAYDFLQGTLRAGDVVLVKSSKSAGLRLLGDRLAGVTA; translated from the coding sequence GTGATCGCGCTCACGCCTCGCCAGATCGCCGACATCACCGGCGGGCGCCTGGTCCACCCCGAGGAGGCGCGGGTCGCGACCCCGGTCGACGGCACGGTCGAGACCGACTCGCGTCTGGTCACCCCGGGGTCGATCTTCTTCGCCCTGCGCGGTGAGGTCACCGACGGGCACCTCTTCGTCGATGCCGCCACGTCGAACGGCGCCGCCCTCGTGGTCGCCGAGCGCGAACTCGAGACGACCGCACCGCTCGTCGTCGTCGACGACGGGGTCGTCGCGCTGTCCCGACTCGCCGCCGCCGTCGTCGACCACGTCCGGCGCCTCGGACGCTTGAAGGTCGTCGGCGTCACGGGTTCCAACGGCAAGACGAGCACCAAGAACATGCTCCGCGCGGTACTGGGCGACGTCGCGCCGACCGTCGCCCCCCAGGGGTCGTTCAACAACCACGTCGGTGCCCCGATCTCGATGCTGCGCATCGACGAGACCACCGAGTACCTCGTCGTCGAGATGGGTGCGAGCGGCCCGGGCGAGATCGCCCGGCTCGTCGACATCGCCCGTCCCGACACCGGGGTCGTGCTCAAGGTCGGCCTCGCCCACGCGGGCGGCTTCGGCGGCATCGAGGGCACCCGTGCGGCGAAGGCCGAGATGGTGACCGACCTGCCCGCCACGGGGACGGCCGTCCTCAACGCCGACGACGACCGCGTCGCCGGCATGGCGGCCGTGACGGCCGCACGGGTCGTCACCTTCGGTCAGGGTCCCTCGGCCGACTACCGGGCGTCCGACATCGACGTCTCGGCGTCGGGCACCTCCTTCACCTTCGAGCACGGCGACGTGAGCCGCCGGGTGTCGCTGCGCATCTTGGGCGAGCACCACGTGATGAACGCCTTGGCGGCCCTCAGCGTCGTCGGCGAATGGGGCGTCGACCTCGATCGGGCCGTGACGGTCCTCGAGGGCGTGACACGGGCCGAGCGCTGGCGCATGGAGGTCCTGGACGCGCCCGGCGGCGTGACGGTCGTGAACGACGCCTACAACGCGAGTCCCGACTCGGTCGCCGCGGCGTTGAAGACCCTCGCCCAGATCACCGGCCCCGACCACCGCTCGGTGGCCGTGCTCGGCGAGATGGCCGAGCTCGGCGAGTACGCGCGTGACGAGCACGACCGCGTCGGCCGCCTGGTCGTCCGGCTCAACGTCGGCCAGCTCGTGGTCGTCGGCCACGAAGCACGACACATCCACATGGCGGCGGGCCTCGAAGGCTCGTGGGACGGAGAAAGCGTGCTGGTCGACACGATCGACGAGGCGTACGACTTCTTGCAGGGCACCCTGCGAGCCGGGGACGTCGTCCTCGTGAAGTCGTCCAAATCGGCCGGCCTGCGCCTCCTGGGTGACCGCCTGGCCGGGGTGACCGCATGA
- the mraY gene encoding phospho-N-acetylmuramoyl-pentapeptide-transferase has product MIALLIGGGFSLAFTLLMTPAFIKLFHRLGWGQFIRDDGPQSHHTKRGTATMGGIVLIIGTVLGYFIGHLVGGDELTLSGMLVLFMMVGLGVVGFLDDFLKVRNQRSLGLGGWAKIAGQVVVGAVFAVLALSFTNDRGLAPASTMISGLRDIPWLDFMFFGTIVGGGLFLIWVVLITVSTSNGVNVADGLDGLATGASILAIASYIFIGFWQNNQLCTSVRLDEATRAACYQVADPLDLAVVAACICGGLIGFLWWNTSPAQIFLGDTGSLGLGGALAALAILSRTELLLVLIGGLFIVVTGSVILQRAYFKITKGKRIFLMSPLHHHFELKGWAEVTVVVRFWIIAGLFVAAGVGTFYLEWILRTS; this is encoded by the coding sequence ATGATCGCGCTGCTGATCGGCGGTGGGTTCTCCCTCGCCTTCACGCTGCTGATGACGCCGGCGTTCATCAAGCTCTTCCACCGTCTCGGGTGGGGTCAGTTCATCCGCGACGACGGCCCGCAGTCGCACCACACCAAGCGCGGCACGGCGACCATGGGCGGCATCGTCCTGATCATCGGCACCGTGCTCGGCTACTTCATCGGTCACCTGGTCGGCGGGGACGAGCTCACCCTCAGCGGCATGCTCGTGCTGTTCATGATGGTCGGCCTCGGCGTGGTCGGGTTCCTCGACGACTTCCTCAAGGTGCGCAACCAGCGCAGCCTCGGGCTCGGCGGGTGGGCGAAGATCGCCGGGCAGGTCGTCGTGGGGGCGGTGTTCGCCGTCCTGGCGCTCTCGTTCACGAACGATCGCGGGCTCGCCCCCGCGTCGACGATGATCTCGGGCCTGCGCGACATCCCCTGGCTCGACTTCATGTTCTTCGGCACCATCGTCGGGGGCGGGCTGTTCCTGATCTGGGTCGTCCTGATCACCGTCAGCACCTCCAACGGCGTGAACGTCGCGGACGGCCTGGACGGTCTCGCCACGGGCGCCTCCATCCTCGCGATCGCGTCGTACATCTTCATCGGCTTCTGGCAGAACAACCAGCTCTGCACGAGCGTGCGCCTCGACGAGGCCACGCGGGCGGCCTGCTACCAGGTGGCCGACCCGCTCGACCTGGCCGTGGTCGCCGCCTGCATCTGCGGTGGCCTCATCGGGTTCCTCTGGTGGAACACCTCGCCTGCACAGATCTTCCTGGGCGACACCGGTTCGTTGGGCCTCGGCGGGGCGCTGGCCGCCCTGGCCATCCTCAGCCGCACCGAACTCCTGCTCGTGCTGATCGGTGGTCTCTTCATCGTGGTCACCGGCTCGGTGATCCTGCAGCGGGCGTACTTCAAGATCACGAAGGGCAAGCGGATCTTTTTGATGAGCCCCCTGCACCACCACTTCGAACTCAAGGGCTGGGCCGAGGTGACCGTCGTGGTCCGTTTCTGGATCATCGCCGGGCTCTTCGTCGCCGCCGGCGTCGGCACCTTCTACCTCGAATGGATCCTCCGCACCTCATGA
- a CDS encoding UDP-N-acetylglucosamine--N-acetylmuramyl-(pentapeptide) pyrophosphoryl-undecaprenol N-acetylglucosamine transferase gives MTTYLLAGGGTAGHVNPLLAVADRLRRREPDATVLVLGTAEGLEARLVPQRGYELLTVPRLPFPRKPSAAALRFPGRLAGAIDGIRSLLAQHDVDVVVGFGGYAAAPAYVAAWRSKVPVVVHEANAKPGMANVLGSFLSSHVGVVFRSTRLRGGRQVGMPLRDEIESLDRRAHRDEAVAAFGLDPARPTLLVTGGSTGARRLNETMSRAAVGVLGAGWQILHITGEKSDLTSTDLDGHHLLRYCDRMDLALSAADFVVSRAGSATVSELTALGLPSVLVPYPVGNGEQRHNATDVVGAGGALLVADADFTPAWVERTLVPLLLDRAVVADMAVRAASVGVRDGTDRTVDLVLDAVGRASSSSPNPDLSETS, from the coding sequence GTGACGACGTATCTCCTCGCCGGCGGTGGCACCGCCGGGCACGTGAACCCCCTCCTCGCCGTGGCCGATCGGCTCCGTCGGCGCGAGCCCGACGCGACCGTGCTCGTGCTCGGCACCGCCGAGGGGCTCGAGGCACGGCTCGTCCCGCAACGCGGGTACGAACTGCTCACCGTGCCGCGGCTGCCCTTCCCCCGCAAGCCCTCCGCGGCGGCGCTGCGATTCCCCGGCCGACTCGCCGGCGCGATCGACGGCATCCGGTCCTTGCTCGCACAGCACGACGTCGACGTCGTCGTCGGATTCGGCGGCTACGCAGCCGCCCCGGCCTACGTCGCGGCCTGGCGGTCGAAGGTGCCCGTGGTCGTCCACGAGGCCAACGCGAAACCCGGCATGGCGAACGTCCTCGGCTCGTTCCTCTCGTCCCACGTCGGCGTCGTCTTCCGCTCCACCCGACTCCGGGGCGGACGGCAGGTCGGCATGCCGTTGCGCGACGAGATCGAGTCCCTCGACCGACGGGCCCACCGCGACGAGGCCGTCGCGGCCTTCGGCCTCGACCCGGCGCGGCCGACCCTGCTCGTCACGGGTGGTTCGACCGGTGCGCGGCGGCTGAACGAGACCATGTCGAGGGCGGCCGTCGGCGTGCTCGGCGCCGGCTGGCAGATCCTGCACATCACGGGTGAGAAGTCCGATCTCACCTCGACCGACCTCGACGGCCACCACCTCCTCCGGTACTGCGACCGCATGGACCTCGCGCTCTCGGCGGCGGACTTCGTCGTCTCCCGGGCCGGCTCGGCCACGGTCAGCGAGCTCACCGCGCTCGGGTTGCCCTCGGTGCTCGTCCCGTACCCGGTGGGCAACGGCGAACAGCGACACAACGCCACCGACGTCGTCGGTGCCGGGGGAGCACTGCTCGTCGCCGACGCCGACTTCACGCCCGCCTGGGTCGAGCGCACGCTCGTCCCCCTGCTGCTCGACCGGGCCGTCGTGGCGGACATGGCCGTCCGCGCCGCCTCGGTCGGGGTGCGCGACGGAACCGACCGCACGGTCGACCTCGTCCTCGACGCCGTGGGCCGCGCCTCCTCGTCCTCCCCGAACCCCGACCTCAGCGAGACATCATGA
- a CDS encoding Mur ligase family protein, whose translation MSARIPPVLRPEHPSARSLAQLVSEFGLEHEGSLDGIEITGITLSTADLHPGDLYVGVPGAHRHGAEFADQARDGGAVALLTDAAGAELARSSGLPVVLVDSPRAALGELSAWIYRTDSDDAPLLLAVTGTNGKTSTSYLLEGVLRQLGLVTGLSSTAERHIGDLTVVSRLTTPEASEMHALLARMRESEVRAVAVEVSAQALSRNRVDGLVFDVAAFTNLSHDHLDDYADMEEYFQAKLPLFQPDRARRAVVSLDSPYGQRVVDNARIPLTTITILPDVEADWTVQILDEQAAYTEFRLSGPEQRSLVTRVPLIGWHMVANAALAIVMLVEAGFELEAIGQALDADGGIVAYLPGRTERVSGDTGPSVYVDFGHSPDAFLTTLAAVRTFTPGKVIMLFGADGDRDTTKRGEMARVAAAGSDILVVTDHHPRFEDPASIRKTLVDAAREAYPEHEIHEVSPPEAAIRAAVALAREGDSILWAGPGHQDYRDIRGERTPYSARDEARAALREAGWSE comes from the coding sequence TTGAGCGCCCGGATCCCCCCGGTCCTTCGACCGGAACATCCGTCGGCGAGGTCACTCGCCCAACTGGTCAGCGAGTTCGGACTCGAGCACGAGGGTTCCCTCGACGGCATCGAGATCACCGGCATCACGCTGAGCACGGCGGACCTCCACCCCGGCGACCTGTACGTGGGCGTGCCCGGTGCGCACCGGCACGGAGCCGAGTTCGCCGACCAGGCACGTGACGGTGGCGCGGTCGCACTGCTGACCGACGCCGCGGGGGCCGAGCTGGCCCGGTCCAGCGGTCTCCCCGTCGTCCTCGTCGACTCGCCCCGGGCGGCCCTCGGCGAGCTCTCGGCATGGATCTACCGCACCGACAGTGACGACGCACCCCTCCTCCTCGCGGTCACCGGCACCAACGGCAAGACCAGCACCTCGTACCTGCTCGAAGGCGTCCTGCGACAGCTGGGCCTCGTCACCGGCCTCAGCAGCACGGCCGAGCGCCACATCGGCGACCTCACCGTCGTCAGCCGCCTCACCACCCCCGAGGCCAGCGAGATGCACGCCCTGCTGGCCCGCATGCGTGAGAGCGAGGTGCGCGCGGTGGCCGTCGAGGTCAGTGCCCAGGCACTCAGCCGCAACCGCGTCGACGGCCTCGTCTTCGACGTCGCCGCCTTCACGAACCTGAGCCACGACCACCTCGACGACTACGCCGACATGGAGGAGTACTTCCAGGCCAAGTTGCCGCTCTTCCAGCCCGACCGTGCCCGTCGTGCCGTGGTCTCGCTCGACTCGCCCTACGGACAACGCGTGGTGGACAACGCCCGCATCCCCCTGACGACGATCACGATCCTCCCCGACGTCGAGGCCGACTGGACGGTCCAGATCCTCGACGAGCAGGCCGCCTACACCGAGTTCCGTCTGTCGGGCCCCGAGCAGCGTTCGCTCGTGACGCGCGTCCCGCTGATCGGGTGGCACATGGTCGCGAACGCGGCCCTGGCGATCGTCATGCTGGTCGAGGCGGGCTTCGAGCTCGAGGCCATCGGCCAGGCGCTCGACGCCGACGGCGGCATCGTCGCGTACCTGCCCGGGCGCACCGAGCGGGTGTCCGGCGACACCGGCCCGAGCGTCTACGTCGACTTCGGCCACAGCCCCGACGCGTTCCTGACCACCCTGGCCGCGGTGCGCACCTTCACACCCGGCAAGGTCATCATGCTGTTCGGTGCGGACGGCGACCGCGACACGACGAAACGCGGCGAGATGGCCCGGGTGGCCGCGGCCGGTTCCGACATCCTCGTCGTGACCGACCACCACCCCCGTTTCGAAGACCCGGCCTCCATCCGCAAGACGCTCGTCGACGCCGCCCGCGAGGCGTACCCGGAGCACGAGATCCACGAGGTGAGCCCGCCCGAGGCTGCCATCCGGGCGGCCGTGGCCCTGGCCCGAGAAGGCGACTCGATCCTCTGGGCCGGCCCCGGCCACCAGGACTACCGCGACATCCGTGGTGAGCGCACCCCGTACTCCGCTCGCGACGAGGCCCGTGCCGCCCTGCGCGAGGCCGGGTGGTCCGAGTGA